One genomic window of Muntiacus reevesi chromosome 4, mMunRee1.1, whole genome shotgun sequence includes the following:
- the TRAIP gene encoding E3 ubiquitin-protein ligase TRAIP isoform X2: MPIRALCTICSDFFDHSRDVAAIHCGHTFHSQCLIQWFETAPSRTCPQCRIQNELDNTRALLSRKEKEKRDSQLIIDSLRDTLDERNATVESLQRALDKAEMLCCTLKKQMKYLEQQQDEAKQAREEARRLRSKMKSLERIELLLQSQRPEVEEMIRDMGVGQSAVEQLAVYCVSLKKEYENLKEARKASGELADKLKKDLLSSRSKLQTVCSELDQAKLELRSSQKDLESADKEIASLKKKLTILQETLKLPPGDSETINRLVLESPAPVEVLSLKLRRPAFGDDIDLNATFNVDTPPSQPSSTQHGLAKRLFPEKAHSPVQDVPKKMPKGPRQESQLSLGGQRWLGEPDEELAGAFPVFIRNAVLGYKQTKRVRAEPCHSTDAVRIGFDGLGGRTKFIQPTDTTMIRPLPVKPKPKARARQKLGARTVPTPSQATLDNFLW; the protein is encoded by the exons ATGCCTATCCGTGCCCTGTGCACCATCTGCTCCGACTTCTTTGATCACTCCCGCGACGTGGCCGCCATCCATTGCGGCCACACCTTCCACTCGCAGTG CCTAATTCAGTGGTTTGAGACAGCACCAAGTCGGACCTGCCCACAGTGCCGAATCCAG AATGAACTGGATAATACCAGAGCCCTGCTTTCCCGGAAAG AGAAGGAAAAACGAGACAGCCAGCTCATCATCGACTCTCTGCGGGACACGCTGGACGAGCGCAACGCCACTGTGGAGTCCCTGCAGAGGGCCCTGGACAAGGCCGAGATGCTGTGCTGCACCCTCAAG AAGCAGATGAAGTACTTGGAGCAGCAGCAGGATGAGGCCAAGCAAGCTCGGGAGGAGGCCCGCCGACTCCGGAGCAAGATGAAGAGCCTGGAGCG AATCGAGCTCCTACTCCAGAGCCAACGGCCCGAGGTGGAGGAGATGATCCGAGACATGGGTGTGGGACAGTCCGCGGTGGAGCAGTTGGCTGTGTACTGCGTGTCCCTCAAGAA AGAGTACGAGAATCTAAAAGAGGCACGGAAGGCCTCAGGGGAGCTAGCTGACAAACTGAAGAAGGACTTACTTTCTTCCAGAAGCAAG TTGCAGACAGTCTGCTCTGAACTGGACCAGGCCAAGTTGGAGCTGAGGTCATCTCAGAAGGACTTAGAGAGTGCTGACAAGGAAATTGCG AGCCTGAAAAAAAAGCTGACAATACTGCAGGAAACCCTGAAGCTGccaccaggagacagtgaaactATCAACCGCCTCGTTTTAGAGAG CCCAGCTCCTGTGGAGGTACTGAGCCTGAAGCTTCGCCGGCCAGCCTTTGGCGATGACATTGACCTCAATGCCACCTTTAATGTGGACACTCCCCCAAGCCAACCCTCCAGCACCCAGCATGGCCTTGCCAAGAGGCTATTCCCTGAGAAGGCACA TTCTCCTGTTCAGGATGTTCCCAAGAAGATGCCCAAAGGCCCCAGGCAG GAGTCCCAGCTCTCGCTGGGGGGCCAGCGCTGGCTGGGGGAGCCTGACGAGGAGCTGGCTGGCGCGTTCCCTGTCTTCATCCGGAATGCTGTTCTGGGCTACAAACAGACCAAGAGGGTCAGGGCAGAGCCCTGCCACAGCACAGATGCA GTAAGGATAGGCTTCGATGGACTTGGAGGCCGAACAAAATTCATCCAGCCT ACCGACACAACTATGATCCGCCCACTGCCAGTTAAACCAAAGCCCAAGGCCAGGGCTAGGCAGAAACTGGGGGCCAGGACAgtgcccaccccctcccaggccACGCTGGACAATTTCCTGTGGTAG
- the TRAIP gene encoding E3 ubiquitin-protein ligase TRAIP isoform X1 has translation MPIRALCTICSDFFDHSRDVAAIHCGHTFHSQCLIQWFETAPSRTCPQCRIQVGKRTIINKLYFDLAQEEENVLDAEFLKNELDNTRALLSRKEKEKRDSQLIIDSLRDTLDERNATVESLQRALDKAEMLCCTLKKQMKYLEQQQDEAKQAREEARRLRSKMKSLERIELLLQSQRPEVEEMIRDMGVGQSAVEQLAVYCVSLKKEYENLKEARKASGELADKLKKDLLSSRSKLQTVCSELDQAKLELRSSQKDLESADKEIASLKKKLTILQETLKLPPGDSETINRLVLESPAPVEVLSLKLRRPAFGDDIDLNATFNVDTPPSQPSSTQHGLAKRLFPEKAHSPVQDVPKKMPKGPRQESQLSLGGQRWLGEPDEELAGAFPVFIRNAVLGYKQTKRVRAEPCHSTDAVRIGFDGLGGRTKFIQPTDTTMIRPLPVKPKPKARARQKLGARTVPTPSQATLDNFLW, from the exons ATGCCTATCCGTGCCCTGTGCACCATCTGCTCCGACTTCTTTGATCACTCCCGCGACGTGGCCGCCATCCATTGCGGCCACACCTTCCACTCGCAGTG CCTAATTCAGTGGTTTGAGACAGCACCAAGTCGGACCTGCCCACAGTGCCGAATCCAG GTCGGCAAAAGAACCATTATCAATAAGCTCTACTTTGACCTTGCCCAGGAGGAGGAGAATGTCTTAGATGCAGAATTCTTAAAG AATGAACTGGATAATACCAGAGCCCTGCTTTCCCGGAAAG AGAAGGAAAAACGAGACAGCCAGCTCATCATCGACTCTCTGCGGGACACGCTGGACGAGCGCAACGCCACTGTGGAGTCCCTGCAGAGGGCCCTGGACAAGGCCGAGATGCTGTGCTGCACCCTCAAG AAGCAGATGAAGTACTTGGAGCAGCAGCAGGATGAGGCCAAGCAAGCTCGGGAGGAGGCCCGCCGACTCCGGAGCAAGATGAAGAGCCTGGAGCG AATCGAGCTCCTACTCCAGAGCCAACGGCCCGAGGTGGAGGAGATGATCCGAGACATGGGTGTGGGACAGTCCGCGGTGGAGCAGTTGGCTGTGTACTGCGTGTCCCTCAAGAA AGAGTACGAGAATCTAAAAGAGGCACGGAAGGCCTCAGGGGAGCTAGCTGACAAACTGAAGAAGGACTTACTTTCTTCCAGAAGCAAG TTGCAGACAGTCTGCTCTGAACTGGACCAGGCCAAGTTGGAGCTGAGGTCATCTCAGAAGGACTTAGAGAGTGCTGACAAGGAAATTGCG AGCCTGAAAAAAAAGCTGACAATACTGCAGGAAACCCTGAAGCTGccaccaggagacagtgaaactATCAACCGCCTCGTTTTAGAGAG CCCAGCTCCTGTGGAGGTACTGAGCCTGAAGCTTCGCCGGCCAGCCTTTGGCGATGACATTGACCTCAATGCCACCTTTAATGTGGACACTCCCCCAAGCCAACCCTCCAGCACCCAGCATGGCCTTGCCAAGAGGCTATTCCCTGAGAAGGCACA TTCTCCTGTTCAGGATGTTCCCAAGAAGATGCCCAAAGGCCCCAGGCAG GAGTCCCAGCTCTCGCTGGGGGGCCAGCGCTGGCTGGGGGAGCCTGACGAGGAGCTGGCTGGCGCGTTCCCTGTCTTCATCCGGAATGCTGTTCTGGGCTACAAACAGACCAAGAGGGTCAGGGCAGAGCCCTGCCACAGCACAGATGCA GTAAGGATAGGCTTCGATGGACTTGGAGGCCGAACAAAATTCATCCAGCCT ACCGACACAACTATGATCCGCCCACTGCCAGTTAAACCAAAGCCCAAGGCCAGGGCTAGGCAGAAACTGGGGGCCAGGACAgtgcccaccccctcccaggccACGCTGGACAATTTCCTGTGGTAG